One Candidatus Atelocyanobacterium thalassa isolate ALOHA genomic window, TTCCCTATATGATCAACTCCTGCCCTGAAACCTTTAGACAAGAAATCTAATAGACATTGACATCCTCCTGCGTTTTGATCTTCTTTCGTTGACTGCAGTATAACGAGCGAAGCTACATGAGGATTTGCTAATAGGTTTCTTATTAAAGGGCTAATACCTCTGGTTGGACTATATAAGTTTCCAATAACTGCATATTCTTTTGATGTTAAATATCTTGCAACTGATTCTTTTACTGTCCATCCAGTAATGATAGCTGTTTGTCCATAACCACAAATTAATTGGTTAGCTTTGTAATGAGGATCATAATTAAATAAATAGTTTGATGGTGTAATCGTCATAAGCAGCTATTAGATACATTGTAAATATTTTTTTCACAGGATTTATACAAAAAATAATTTTTTTTGTAAAAATCAATCTAACATAGTATTGTGTCTAATAATTTTTTCAATTAACTATACCGAATCGTCTCATACGATAAATTGAAAGTACTATAAACATGACAAATTATTCTTCAAAAATACAGAAATAGAAAGTTTTATAATTTTTCTATTTCTGTTGTGCTTACATACCAAATTGCTTAACAAATTCTTGAACTATAGTTAAATTTACCGTGTCACGAATAATTACGAAAATTCCTAATCCTAGCAATAGGACAAGGCCAGTTTGCATAACACCTTCTTGAAACTTATTGGGTAATGGTTTTCCTAAAAATCCTTCTATTAATAAAAATATCAATTGTCCACCATCTAATGCAGGCAAAGGCAAGATATTGATAACAGCTAAATTAATACTAATTAGTGCACCAAATTGAAATAAATTTCCGAGATTATTTTGAGCAATACTAGCCCCATACTCAACAATTTTAACAGGACCGGCGACTTGTTCTATATTTTCTTGAAAGTGCCTTATTAATTGCCAAAATCCTTTAATTGTGAGAGTAAAAGCATTTAGATAAGTCTTACTACTATAAACAAATATTTCCACTAAGTTCTTGGCGCGGCTCAACTGAACATTGGGCAATAAACCTACTCCAATTTTTCCTTTCCCTTCTTCAGTTAGCTCAGGTATCACTGTTAAATCTAATATTTCTTCTTTTCTTTTAATAGTCAAATTTAAAGGTTTATTTATCGAGTTTTTAACTTTTTCAACGAATAATGTAGTTGCTTCAGGAAACTCTTTTAACGGATATTGATCTATAGATAAAATAATATCTCCTTCTTTTATTCCTGCATCCATAGCTGCAGAATTATTATCTATTTGAGGAACCATCAGTCCTGGTTGTAAATCTTGAATTCCCATCGTAGCGGTCTGCCCAACCAAAAGAAAATAAGCAAATACTAGATTAGCAATTACTCCTGCACTAATAACTATAGCTCGATCAGTAATAGGACGATTGCGAAGTAAATTTGGATCATCAATTGATATTTCGCTTTCTGGATCGTCATCAGGGAAACCGACAAATCCACCTAAAGGTATAAGGCACAAGGTGTATTCAGTTTCTCTCCCTTTGTATCTAGCTAAAACAGGTCCAAAGCCTATGGAAAATCGTTTAACATGAATTCCTTGTAATCTTGCAGCAGAAAAATGACCTAACTCATGAACAACAATTAAAATAACTAAGACTGTGATTGCCGCCAACATTGACATAATAAATTAGTTGATTATCGGATATTTAACATCCCTATATTGTAAAACATATGGTAATCCTCTTTCACTTTCAATTAATAACTGATAAAAAGTATTAAAATATCGTATTCACCAATTAAACTTAAAAAATAATAATTTAGATATTTTTATGACATTTAACCAAAATCCAATAAAGTTTGGGACAGATGGATGGCGAGGTGTTATCGCAGCAGATTTTACATTTGAAAGAGTTGCAATAGTAGCTCCCCTATGTGCCCAAGTTTTATTAAACAATTATGGAACAGTATCTAATAGCCACACTATTATCGTAGGGTATGATCGTCGTTTTTTAGCTGAAGAATTTGCTAAGATTGCTGCTGAATCTCTCATTGAAGCCGGTTTTGATGTTGTTTTTGCTGAATCTTATGCTCCAACTCCTGCTTTTAGTTGGGCAGTTAAATCACAAAATGCTTTGGGGGCTATTGTATTAACTGCAAGTCATAATCCTGGAAAATATCTGGGCATAAAAGTCAAAGGAGCTTTCGGTGGTTCAGTTTCCTCTGAGATTACCCAACAAATTGAGAACTTACTATATGAAATGCCTAAGTTCTCTGGCAAGACAGGTATTTTAAGTTACTTTGATCCTTGGAAAAGTTATTCTCAAGAATTAAAAAGTAAAGTTAATATTAAAAAAATTCAACAGGCAGTTCACAATAAAGATTTAACTATTTTTGCTGATGTTATGTATGGAGCTGCAGCTAGTGGATTGGAAAGATTATTAGAATGTCCTATACAAGAGATTAATAGCAATCGCGATCCTCTTTTTGGAGGCAATCCCCCAGAACCTTTGCCGTGTTATCTTACGAAGTTACTAACTACAGTCAAGAAATTTAATGCTGAAAAAAGTTCTGGTTTAAGCATAGGTTTAGTTTTTGATGGAGATGGCGATCGCATTGCAGCAGTTGATAAGCAAGGGAATTTTCTTAGCTCTCAAATTTTACTTCCGATCCTTATGGATCACTTGGCAACACACAAGGGATTAAAAGGCGAGATTGTTAAGACCGTTAGTGGTGCGGGACTGATTTCTTATCTAGCAGATTTTTATAATTTACCAATTCATGAAACTTCGATAGGCTACAAATACATAGCTAATAGAATGTTAAACGGCAATGTTTTAATAGGGGGAGAAGAATCTGGAGGAATCGGTTACGGGACACATATACCTGAGAGGGACGCCTTATTATCTGCACTATATTTGTTGGAAGCAATAGTTGAAAGTAGTGATGATTTAGGAGAGTATTATTTAAAATTACAAAAAAAAGTAAATTTTTTTAATGCCTATGATCGTATCGATTTGCCATTATCTAGTCTTGATATACGCTCAAAATTGATAAAGCATCTAGAAACGAAGTCTTTTAATGAAATCGCTAACAAAACTGTCCTAAAGTGTGATAAAAAAGATGGATATAAATATTATTTAACAGATCAAAGTTGGTTGCTTATACGTTTTAGCGGTACAGAACCTACTTTGAGGCTATATTGTGAGTCTTTAACTTTAAAGCAAGTTAACAATATCTTAGAATGGGTGAAGAATTGGGTTAACTCAATTTAAATATCCATAATCTATAATATGAAAGTGATTCGTATATTTTTAATATTTTAAAAAACTCTAAAAATAATTAAACCTATGCAGTATCAAACAATAAGGCTAGCACAGTTTCTAAAATGGAAAAGATTAGTAAATAGTGGAGGGGAAGCAAAATTCAAAATACAAGGAAAAGAAGTATTGCTTAATGGTAATATCGAAACTCAAAGAGGTAAGCAATTAATAACAGGAGATATAGTGACCTTTAATGGAATTGAATACAAAGTTTTACTCGAGTAAATTTACTATACAATAATCATTTTGTTATTGTCATAATTAAAGAAATATCTTTATCAATGATTATATTTAATTGATAAGTCTTCAAGAATCTTATTTTTAATATTTAATGCAGTTGCTGGAGCTAGTAAGATTCCATTTCGATAGTGTCCAGTAGCCAATAATATGTTTGAATGATGAGGAATTTTTTCTATTATAGGTGCTATTCCTCCATCAGGACGAGGACGTTTTCCAGTCCAAATTTTGGTAATGTTTCCATTTTTAAAACCTGGACATATAGAAAATAATTCTCTTTTAATTTGCTCTAAAAATTTTGATTGAGCTAACATTTCTCCATTACTACGGGGAAATTCTATTGTTGAACCAACCCAATATCTTTGAGGATTAACTGGAATAATATTAATACCCTTTCCAGCAATTACAGGAATAAAGTTAGTATTTTCTAAAGGAGCATTTAGATCAATTTGCATCCCTTGGCCAATTACAGGCTTAATTTTGACTATCGTTTGTAATTTATTAACTAATTCGTTTGAACCTAAACCAGCACTTATAACTATGTAATCTGCTTTTAAGATTCTTTTTGATGTTTTAGTATAACAAGTTAGATCATGACTAAACTTCTGATCAAATGATGGAGATATTTTTTGAATCTTAGTGTTGAATAAACAATGTACTCCATTTAAAGATGCTCCTAGGACGAGAGCTCTTGTCATTTGAATTGGATTAACTTGAAAATCTTGTGGAGAATAAATAGCTCCAGTTATTCTTTCATCTTTAATTTGTGGACATTTTTGAAATAGTGTACTTTTCTCCCATACTTCCAAAAAATAACTAGAAGAATTACGAATTTCGATTAAATCCCCCCATTTTTCTAGATAATTATCTACGTAATGAAGTAATAAAATACCGTTAGAATTTACTTGTATCGGTATCTGAGTTAGTTTTTCAAGCTCGGGGATTAATGTTTTATAACGTTTTAAGCTCGTTTTACACAAATCCCATCCTTTCCCTCTAGTCTTATAGTTGGCAACTCCTCGTAAGACTCCCAGTGCTCCTTTCGTAGAAGAAGATGCAGGAAATTTTTCGTCAACTAAAATAATTTCTATACCATTAAGCAAACTAAGCTCATAAGCTATTGTTGCTCCTATAATTCCAGCTCCAATAATAACAATACGAGGCATTTTTTTTGGACTCTTTATCTTTAATATGACTATAGTTCAAAAAAGTCAAATATCAAAAGTTAGACCTTAATATTTGTAGTAACTATATTAACTTTAAATAAGAAATACTTTATTATTTAGTATTGATTGGTTTGGATTTTTTGTCCTAAAATACTCAAGTTTACAACATGTCCTCCTATTACTAAATAAGTTGTGTCAACTATATTTCCTAACTTAGAAACAATATATCCAAGTCGATCGCGAAACAATCTACCAAGTGGATAAGCTGGAACGACTCCCCATCCTGTTTCTTCGGCGACAAAAATCAATTTAACCGATGTTTTTTCAATACACTTAAAAAGATCAGTGACGACATAGTCCCATTCTTCATCATTTTCATCTAATCTATTTGCTACCCAGGTTCCTAAAGAATCAATTAATAAACAACAAGGAGGCATTGTTTTATTAATAACTTTAATAAGATCATATGGTGTGGACAAAGTTTCCCAATGAGCAGGTCTACGATCACGATGCTTCTTAATACGATTTTGCCACTGAAAGTCAGCAGGGTTTTCAATGGCTGTTGCTACGTAGATAACTTGACTATCTAACTTATTAGCTAAATCTTCAGCCCACTGACTTTTGCCTGAGCGAGTTGGCCCTATTACTAAAATATGTTTTGGCATTTTATTGAATATTTAGTAGGTTCATACTAGAAAATCAAGTCTTGTCACTATTATTTTTTAATAGAATGTACTTACAAAAAAATATAAAATACATACCATATACTAATTTTATAGTATTAATAGATTGTAAATAATATTTGTCTTATGAAAATATCTTGTGAGTGACTTACTTTTCGTCTTATGGTACAAAGCTTCTTCTTAAAGTTAATCTATGATTTCCATTATAGTGCGTATAATTTTTAAGATATTTGGTTAATTTTTTACGGAATATTTTGATTTGTGTTTCGTACTTATTACATGAGCTAGTTTAAGATTTAAGAAAGCGTTGATCAAAAGAAATAATCTTGTTATGTCGGTAGAGGGTATACCCCAGACTTTAGGATGAATAATTGCGTGGACTAACAAAAATCCTGTTATTCCAATATTTATGCCAATCACAAAATTTTTCCAGCCATAAAGTTGGATAACCATAATAGATAACAAATATGATATAAAAAAATTTACTATGAATGGATTAAGAATAGTAGTGCCTCTTATAGAGTTTTCTAACCCTAAGAGTGAACTTCCAAGGAGACGAAACGGCCATTGAGGTAAGTCAAAAATATAAACTCCTTTAAAAAAAAGAATCCTGAACTACCTAATACAATCCCTAAGTTAAAAGATAATGAAGAAATAAAAGAACAAGTACGAAATAATCCTAAAACAAATAGATAAGAAGTTATCAACATGGAAGTTCCAAATAGATAATTAATAGCTTGATTATCTATCCAAAAATTAAGATTTGGATTGTGAAGATAACTAAAAAAATTTTGCGCAGTAATTTTTTGGTTGAAAGCCATTTGAATAGCTTTTTCTGAATCTAATTGTCCTACTCCAAAATAATTAAATGGATCTTGATTAGTTTTTCGTGAAGACTGAATTAGTATTCCAAAAATATCATTAACCTTCTGATAGTTAGCAGCTTTAATCAAAGCAATTACTCCAGTAACATGGGCAGCAGCTACCCCAGTACCTTCCGATCTTTTAAATATTATATTTTCAGTGTTGAAACCAAAATTGACATTATCGTTACTATTCCCTGGAGCAGAAATATCAACTTGTGCGCCAAAATTTGAATAAAATGCTTTATTGCCCGTAGCATCTAAAGCAGAAACGCTTATAACTTTTGAATATCGGGCAGGGTAATATGCTGTGTTGTGGTTGTCATTTCCTGCCGAAGCAATAATTATAATACCTTTGTTATAGGCATAATTTATGGCATTTTCTAGTATTCTGCTTTTACTCTTTCCTTCTAGGCTCATATTAATAATATCAGCACCATTATCAGCTGCGAAACGGACTGCATCAGCTATATCCGATGTTGTGCCTTCTCCTGTTTCGGAAAGAACTTTTAAAGGCATTATTCTAACTTTTTTAAATACTCTTTTATTATTAATAGTCTGAGTTATAACTTTTGCTATGTTTGTACCATGCCCATTATCATCATAGGTATAATTTCTATCGTTTACAAAATCATATCCTGAAACAAATTTAATTTTTTGAAGTTCAGATGTTTTATTTATTCCTGTGTCTATAATAGCAATAGTTACTTTTCTTTCGAATGTTTTGCCTACATTCTTATCTGAATGTATATTAGATAAATTCCACTCTTCATGAACATTAGAAACTTGATAAAAATCATCATGCCTTTTTGAAGCCTTATAAACATAGTTAGGTTCTATATAGTCTGTGTAATTATTTAAAAAAGATTTTTTCAAATCTTTCAATAATGTTTTACCTCCTTCTACTATATAGATATTCTCATCTATAGAATAAACACTATTAAGAATCGCAGTAGCATTGTAGTCGTTAGAAATCTTTTCTATTTGTTTACTTAAAGTTGTTGTAGGTATATCTTCGCGAAAATTAATAATAATTGAATTATATCTTTCTTGATCAATAACTTTCTTAGGAATTACCAAAAAAATTGACAAACCTAGTATGAATAAAATTAAAAATAATAGTTTTTTTTTCACTTTCTTTTTTATCAACATTATTTAGTAATTTATAGGGTAAAAAATAAATTTAATATATCTTTTTTAGTTTACTTTTCTTAATAGCCTTTAATAACGCTATCACTAAGTTTACCAAATAATATTAAGGAATTATTATCAATACCATGTAGCAAAATTTGAACATCTAAAATTTATCAGACTAATACTTGTAATCTTGTTATTCTAGAGGGCTGGTTTTTTAAAAACAAATAAAAAGCATTTGGCCTTAGAAAATAATTCCACTAATATAAAAACTAGATTAGCAATACTGTATGCGTTTAAAATTATATACGTTCAAAAAATATTTATATAACTAACTGAAGGTTCATATAAGATCATAGAAAACCTATCTTTAAAAAACTAATAATGGCAAATAACTTACTTCAAGGAATTAATATTTTTTTAATTGGAATGATGGGAAGTGGTAAAACAACTACAGGAAAAAGACTAGCAGAACATTTGAATTATCGCTTTTTTGATACAGATACTTTGATTAAACAAGTAAAACAAAAAACTATTAGTGATATTTTTGTTGAAGAAGGAGAAGAATCATTCCGTATTCTTGAGAGTAATGTTTTATCAGAGTTAGCATCATGTACAAGAAGTGTTATCGCTACAGGAGGAGGAATTGTATTAAAGCAGGAAAATTGGAGTTATTTACATCATGGTTTGATTATTTGGCTAGATACTTCAATTCCTATTCTAAAAAAAAGACTTAATCATGATCTTAGTTCTCGCCCTTTAATACAGAAAGAAAAACTAGACATAGAACTAGAATTATTGCTTAAACAACGTCATGCGTTATATAAACAAGGAGATTTGAAAATTATTGTTGATAAAAATGATAGTTCTGAAGATGTTGTAAATAAAATATTAAAATTAATTCCTACTGTTTTAAAAACTACTTCTAATCAGTAAAACTATAAGGATTTATTAAATTATTAATCATTAAATTTTTGAATATATGATTAAGCTAAATTAAAAGTTACTTATTTAGATAGTAAATCTTTTGCCCATTAGTAGTTGCTAGAGAAGGATAGCCTGCTTCGATTAATGCTTGATCACGTATGCGACAAGAGTCGCATAGTCCACACGGTTCATGATCACCTTTATAGCAAGACCATGTCTTCTCAATAGGAACTCCTAATTTAATAGCTTCTTGAACAATATCAACTTTGGTTTTTTTATTAACGGAGCAATTAGTTCTATTGTATTTCCTTCAATTCCAGCCTTCGATGATATGTTCGCGAGGTCCTGATAAGCCTTAAGATATTCAGAACGACAATCAGGATAACCTGAATAATCAATCATATTTATACCTAGAAAAATCGCTTTTGCACCTTTAGCTTCAGCTAAGGAAAGAGCAAGAGCAATAAAAACAGTATTTCTACCAGGAACATAAGTAGAAGGAATATTATGAGGACTAACTCCATCTAAAGGTATAGACAAAGATTCATCAGTTAGTGAAGATCCTCCCCATTGAGCAATATCAACATCAATTATGTAGTGTGAATTTATGTCTAATTCTTTAGCAATTGTTTTAGCTGACTCCAACTCTTTATGATGAAGTTGTCCGTAACGTAATGAAAGGGCAACAAGCTTATAACCCTGAGCAGCAGCAATAGCTGCTGAAGTAGCCGAGTCTAACCCTCCTGAAAGTAAAACAACTGCTAACGACTTATCGCACATTTAATTACAATTTTTTAAATTTTAGGAACACAAGTAAAAGATTATCATATATTAATTGAACAGTAAATTTGATCTTTACAAGAGATATTTTAATATCGTCTTCTAAAAGAAAAATTTTTTCTTTTAAAAAGTTAGAAAACTAAGGAAAGAAAGATAGTAAAATGTGTAAAAAAATTTAATTAAATTTTTCGACTAAATTTCTTAATCTTATTTATTAAGGTGCTTTTTTCGTAGGTAAATAGATGATTATTCAGAATTTTTTAATTTCTCAATATATGTAATATATTTTGGCTATATTTAAAATAATGTTCCTAATGATTTAATGAGAATCTAGCGATACTTTGGATGTATACTAAGTTATGTAAGAGTTATTTAAACTGTTGATATTAATAGAATATAGAATTGTCAGTTTTTAAATATAAATACCTTCAAAAGCTAAATAAAGCTAACATACAAAAATTAAATTTAAGAAGACAATATACCCAAAAATAAAGTAAAAACTTTGATTAAGTTGGTTAATAAATAATAGACATAATAACTAACAATAAAATAATGAAAAAAAATTATTAAGGAGTTCACTGGCCAATGTTAGCATATATTCTATCTGTAACTGCAGGACTTGCAAGTCTATTTCTTTATTTTGCAGCATTTTTTCTTCCTCGATTACATAGAAAAGATGATTTTTTCTGGAGTGGCCTTGGACTATTTTATTCTTTATCTCTCTGGGTTTATGCAGATAAATTAACAGGAGGTTTTTTGTTAGGGCAATTATGTATTCTGACTTTAATTTTATCCTTTGGGTGGCAAAATTTTCGTTTAAGGAATAATTTCTTAAATTCAGAACAAAAGATAAACTTTACTGAATTTTCCTTTGTGGAGAGAATTCAAAAACTTCTAAAAAGACAATCTTTGTCTTCTTCTAAACTTTCGTCTCCTAAAAATAAAAAACCTAATTTTAGTTATCGTAAAGAAGAATTAAAGCTCAAGAAAAAAAATATTGAAAAAGATAAAGATATTAATATTTTTCAAGAAGTACGGAATAATGATTGTTTAGATGGAGAAAAGTTATCTAATATAAAAAATGAAAAATTTTCATTTAAATCTTTTTTACCATTAAATCAATTGAAATCATTACTTTATTTTAATTCATCAAAAAATAATATAGACAAAGAGTTATTAGATCCCCAAAATATATCTCCTGAACTACGTGAAGAAGTAGATAGTTTTGAAGATGAAATGATTGAAAATCAGAATACAATTATTGGTTATGACAAAAGCTCTATAGATAAACCTAAAGAAAACTCATCTGAATAAAATTAGTATGTAAAAATAAGTCAAAAATATTTGCAATATTTTTCAAATATGAAGTTGAAACTTATTAAGTTTCAACAAAATAGGTACATTATTATATTAATCTCTTAATCTTGTTTAGCAATAGAAATCCAAGGATCCAAAATGTCTTTAAACAAGATCTCTTCAAACCATGTTTTAGCAACTACTGCTAAAGGAAGAGCTAACAACAAGCCTAATACTCCAAAAAATTGAGCAAAAAATATTTGTACTATTAAGGTAACTACAGGCAATAACGAGACTTGTTTAGCCATTACCAAAGGAGTTAACCAATAACTTTCAACATTTTGAATAACAATATACCAAAGAATAATTGCTCCGATCTTCCAAGGTTCATCTAGCAAAGCTACCATAAGTGGAAAAATTACACTTGTAACTGGGCCAATATTAGGAATAAAATTAAGAAGTCCTGCCAATAATGCATGAACTAATACTAGTCTAATTTGTAGAAACCATAAACCCAATCCGCTTAAAGTCCCAATAAATAGACAATTTACAACAATTCCTATTAACCAATTTCCTAGTGCATTTTCTGAGAGTGTTAAAATTTCGTCTCCACGTTGTCGATAAAATGATGGGAAAAGCTTCAAAAATATATGACGATACCTGTGAGGATTTAAAATCATCATTATTGTTAATATAAAAATAAAAACAAGTTGCAAAATGATTGTTAAAGAATTTGAAAAGATTATAAAAAAGTTTGAGAAAATATCTGTGAATAGAGGTTGTAACTGAGAGAATAAATCATCTAAGGAAGGCGGTGAGGGCATTAAAGATAAATAACCTTGATTTTCTAAAAGTAAAATTAAATAACCACGCAGCTTTTCCCCAATATTAGGTAGTAAGCTTAGTAATTTTTGAAATTGATCTAGAAAAGGAGGAACTATTAACCAGCTGAACAAAATAGTTGCTATTGTGATTGTTAAAATTATGACTAAAATACCTAAAATTCTTGGAATTTTTATCTTTTCTAGTAATTTAACCAATCTATTTATAGCTGTTGCAAAGATAACAGCTGTAAATATTAATAATAATATATGCTTGATTTCCCATAAAACATAACAAGAAATAACTAAACTAAATAATCCTATCCATTTACCAATATTCATGAAAATAAAATGTAATTTTTTATTTAAGCTAATATTTAGAAATATCTTTTGATAATTTAATAATTATATACATCTGCTGTCTTAATAATTATCTAAATTGAATGTTTTTTTATTATCTAAAATAACTAACATAGAGTATTCAATCGTTTTTTCCTAAGTATTTTTATATGATTTCTCTGCTTTAATCTGTAATTCTATAATCATATTTCCATTTACTTATAAATCCAAATCTTATTCAAATTAACTACATTTCATTATAGAAAGATATTTTGAGCTTACAATTTCTGTCTAATATAATATTTATATTATGACAATGAACTTAATACATAAGTTTAAAAATAATTTTAACTAATTAAAGCTATTTCAAAAATGAACAAGGAATAATTACGATACACTTGCCTTAGTGTATAAAAAATGATGATATATAAGTTTACATAGAAAATTTACATTAACTATTATTTAAAAAAAAACGTTTATGATTGATATTAAAGCTGTAATTTTAGCAGGTGGGTATGGAACTAGAATTAAACATTTAATTTCTGATATTCCTAAGCCAATGTTTCGAGTTGCTGAAAAGCCATTCATAGAATGGATAATTTCTTATCTTAAACAACAAGGAATTAAGCAAGGAATCATATCAACCGGTTACTTAGGAGAGGTTATTGAGGAATATTTCAATCAACATAAAATAAGTGGGATAGATATTAATTGCTATCAAGAAAAAACACAATTAGGAACAGCAGGAGGATTTATCCATGCTGTTAAACAAAGTGGTTTATCTCCTGAAGCATGGTTAGTTATGAATGGTGATTCTCTAATAGCCAGTAATTTAGAAAAGTTAATTAGCTATTTAGACATTGAAGAAGTAGGATGTGTCATATTAGGAATGTCCGTAAACGATACTTCTCGTTATGGTTCTCTAATTTTTGATGATTCTAATAATTTGCTCCGTTTTTCTGAGAAGGAGAATGGTCAAGGATTCATTAATGGAGGAATATATCTATTCCGTCATAAAATTTTAGAATATTTTCCTTCAAAATATCCTCTTAGTTTTGAGTATGATATTTTCCCAACGTTGTTACAACAAAATATTAAGATTAAAGTTTGCGAAGTTCAATCTCCATTTTTAGATATTGGAACTCCAGAAACTTTAATGCAAGCTGAAAAATTTATTAAAGAAAACTTTACTAATTTAATTAAACCATGCTGATTGCACGTGCCCCTGTTAGAATAAGCTTTTTTGGAGGAGGAACAGATTATCCTGAATATTTTCTTCGTCATGGAGGAGCTGTTTTATCAACAGCAATTGATAAATTTTCATATGTAACTGCAAGTCCTTTCCCTAGTCATTTATTCGATTACTTAGTTCGCATATCTTATCGTAAAGTTGAATTAGTTAAAACGATTGATCATATTGAGCATAAAGTGTTTCGTGAATGCCTAAAGTTTTGTAACTTGGAAAAAGATATTGAGTTACACAACGTAGCAGATTTACCAGCTTTTACAGGACTTGGTTCATCCTCAGCTTTCACTGTATCGTTGCTACAAGCACTTCATAATTTTAAAGGTGAATTTATTAAGCCTTTAGATTTGGCTTATGAAGCAATTTATGTAGAACGTCATCTAGTTCAGGATCATGTAGGATGTCAAGATCAATTAATGTCTGCAGTGGGGGGATTTAATTTAGTAGAATTTAGAACAGAAGAAGATATTATTGTTAATAGAGTAGATATCTCTCCTCAAAGACTAGCTGAATTTGAGTCTCATATTTTTATTGTATTTACAGGTATTAAAAGACGTGCTTCTCACGTGGTAAAAAAGCAACTTAAACGAGTAGAAGATAATCACGAAACTCTTAAAAAGATGCGTAAAATGGTTGATCAAGGTTGGGATATCCTTACTAACAATGAACCGTTTTCAAAATTTGGTGAGTTATTACATGAAGCTTGGATAGCCAAAAGAAGTTTAGATCAAAGTATTTCAAATTCAGAAATAGATTATATGTATGAACTGGGGCGAGAAAATGGAGCTTGGGGCGGTAAGCTTTTAGGAGCAGGTGCAGGTGGATTTTTATTATTTTTTGCGCCACCTGAAATTCATCCAAAACTAAAACAAGTTTTTACAAATCATGAAATACTTTCTATTAAAATTAACTCACCAGGTTCCCAGGTTATTTTTTCATAAGCTTATAGCAAAATGTATAGAAACTAAGAACCATATGGTTCTTATATATTAATAGTTTAAATATAAATAAAGCTCTTTTTGATTAGATCATAAAAGATTAATTAGTAATA contains:
- a CDS encoding GHMP family kinase ATP-binding protein, which produces MLIARAPVRISFFGGGTDYPEYFLRHGGAVLSTAIDKFSYVTASPFPSHLFDYLVRISYRKVELVKTIDHIEHKVFRECLKFCNLEKDIELHNVADLPAFTGLGSSSAFTVSLLQALHNFKGEFIKPLDLAYEAIYVERHLVQDHVGCQDQLMSAVGGFNLVEFRTEEDIIVNRVDISPQRLAEFESHIFIVFTGIKRRASHVVKKQLKRVEDNHETLKKMRKMVDQGWDILTNNEPFSKFGELLHEAWIAKRSLDQSISNSEIDYMYELGRENGAWGGKLLGAGAGGFLLFFAPPEIHPKLKQVFTNHEILSIKINSPGSQVIFS
- a CDS encoding AI-2E family transporter; this encodes MNIGKWIGLFSLVISCYVLWEIKHILLLIFTAVIFATAINRLVKLLEKIKIPRILGILVIILTITIATILFSWLIVPPFLDQFQKLLSLLPNIGEKLRGYLILLLENQGYLSLMPSPPSLDDLFSQLQPLFTDIFSNFFIIFSNSLTIILQLVFIFILTIMMILNPHRYRHIFLKLFPSFYRQRGDEILTLSENALGNWLIGIVVNCLFIGTLSGLGLWFLQIRLVLVHALLAGLLNFIPNIGPVTSVIFPLMVALLDEPWKIGAIILWYIVIQNVESYWLTPLVMAKQVSLLPVVTLIVQIFFAQFFGVLGLLLALPLAVVAKTWFEEILFKDILDPWISIAKQD
- a CDS encoding sugar phosphate nucleotidyltransferase → MIDIKAVILAGGYGTRIKHLISDIPKPMFRVAEKPFIEWIISYLKQQGIKQGIISTGYLGEVIEEYFNQHKISGIDINCYQEKTQLGTAGGFIHAVKQSGLSPEAWLVMNGDSLIASNLEKLISYLDIEEVGCVILGMSVNDTSRYGSLIFDDSNNLLRFSEKENGQGFINGGIYLFRHKILEYFPSKYPLSFEYDIFPTLLQQNIKIKVCEVQSPFLDIGTPETLMQAEKFIKENFTNLIKPC